Proteins found in one Candidatus Nitrosopelagicus brevis genomic segment:
- a CDS encoding CopG family ribbon-helix-helix protein translates to MPIVSISLNDEILKQIDSLQKNLGFSGRSDAIRAGIRSFVSEEKQKEDLSGSVNAILLVVHNDEYDNQVTDIKHSYEDLITMHLHSKIEGDKCMELFILKGESEPVGEITKKFQINKKMDTVKLVAL, encoded by the coding sequence ATGCCAATTGTTTCAATCTCATTAAATGATGAAATTCTCAAACAAATCGATTCGTTACAGAAGAATCTTGGATTTTCAGGTAGGTCAGATGCAATAAGAGCGGGAATACGAAGTTTTGTTTCTGAGGAGAAACAAAAAGAAGATCTCTCAGGAAGTGTTAATGCGATTTTGCTAGTGGTACATAATGATGAATATGACAATCAGGTAACTGATATCAAACATTCCTATGAAGACCTCATTACGATGCATTTACACAGTAAAATTGAAGGAGACAAATGTATGGAACTTTTTATCTTAAAAGGAGAATCAGAACCAGTTGGCGAAATAACAAAAAAATTTCAGATTAATAAAAAAATGGACACAGTAAAGTTAGTTGCATTATAG
- a CDS encoding metal ABC transporter solute-binding protein, Zn/Mn family translates to MNKNSSIAIVAGIAIAIAVIASVLAFSGTSNDSTPMESPEQANLVPQAEKITILTSFYPYHEFTKNVAGDFANVKQFMPSGVEAHDWEPRAQEIQSLKDADVFVYNGLGMESYIENIIESGEFDNVVFLKASEGVELLKFEDDHDDHAKHDDHDDHDDHDEHAKEDDHDDHDEHEEGGHDGHDHDYEFDPHIWLDPILVKQQVNVIRDGLIQVDPDNKEHYEENARIYNDKMDALDMKIGSALSSCQKDTIVPYHNAFTYLGERYDIHIMALGGMAPDAEASAAEIAEFVDFVKDNDIKVIFSEELVDPRLAEVIAEEANAQVLLFSPLEALSKDETGTNVSYIDKMEDNLDSLKVALECQ, encoded by the coding sequence ATGAATAAGAACTCATCAATTGCTATCGTAGCCGGGATTGCAATTGCAATAGCAGTGATTGCATCTGTTTTAGCATTTAGTGGAACTTCAAATGATTCTACACCTATGGAATCACCTGAACAAGCCAACCTTGTACCACAAGCAGAAAAAATAACAATCCTAACATCATTTTATCCGTATCATGAATTTACAAAAAATGTAGCTGGTGACTTTGCTAATGTCAAACAGTTTATGCCAAGTGGAGTAGAAGCTCATGATTGGGAACCACGAGCCCAAGAGATTCAGTCTTTGAAAGATGCAGACGTTTTTGTATACAATGGATTAGGAATGGAATCTTATATTGAAAATATTATTGAATCAGGAGAATTTGATAATGTTGTATTTCTTAAAGCATCTGAAGGTGTTGAATTATTAAAATTTGAAGATGATCATGATGACCACGCTAAACATGATGATCATGATGACCACGATGATCACGACGAACATGCAAAAGAAGATGATCATGATGATCACGATGAACATGAAGAAGGAGGACACGACGGACATGATCATGATTATGAATTTGATCCTCACATTTGGTTAGATCCAATTTTAGTAAAACAACAAGTTAACGTCATAAGAGATGGATTGATACAAGTAGATCCTGATAACAAAGAACACTACGAAGAAAATGCTCGTATTTACAATGACAAAATGGATGCATTAGATATGAAAATAGGTTCTGCCTTATCATCATGTCAAAAAGACACAATTGTTCCATATCATAATGCATTTACCTATCTTGGAGAAAGATATGACATACACATTATGGCTCTTGGTGGAATGGCACCTGATGCAGAAGCCTCTGCTGCAGAAATTGCTGAATTTGTAGACTTTGTTAAAGATAATGACATCAAGGTAATATTTTCAGAAGAATTAGTTGATCCAAGACTTGCAGAGGTAATTGCAGAAGAAGCAAATGCTCAAGTTCTATTATTTAGTCCACTTGAAGCATTGAGTAAAGACGAAACAGGCACAAATGTATCTTACATAGATAAGATGGAAGATAATCTCGATTCTCTAAAGGTGGCTCTTGAATGCCAATGA
- a CDS encoding metal ABC transporter ATP-binding protein, producing the protein MSVTPVLSVKDLTINYDNFPAVDNISFDVQEGDCLGIVGPNGAGKTTLFRAILGLQSFSGNMKLFGYENPKYSSIIPLIGYVPQKVTFEPNFPATVYDVVSMGIISEKRIVQGAKLIQECGCCWNRVYQSIKKNEDKVTQALHTVGLESLRNRRIGELSGGELQRVFIAKALVKDPLLLILDEPVASVDVESQTKFYNVIKTINEQNKITIIWSSHDLDAISKYANRVACMNKKLFFHGEKEKFFSDKELLKTYTESSMQMHMHDHNHDMH; encoded by the coding sequence ATGTCGGTAACTCCCGTACTTAGTGTAAAAGATCTTACAATAAATTATGATAATTTTCCTGCAGTAGATAACATCAGTTTTGATGTACAAGAAGGTGATTGTTTAGGAATTGTTGGACCAAACGGTGCTGGTAAGACCACGTTATTTCGAGCAATCTTAGGATTACAATCATTTTCTGGCAATATGAAGTTATTTGGATATGAAAATCCAAAGTACAGTTCAATTATTCCACTAATTGGTTATGTCCCACAAAAAGTAACATTTGAACCAAATTTTCCTGCAACTGTTTATGATGTTGTTTCAATGGGAATTATTTCTGAAAAACGTATAGTTCAGGGTGCAAAATTAATTCAAGAATGTGGTTGCTGTTGGAACAGAGTATACCAATCAATAAAAAAGAACGAGGACAAAGTAACTCAAGCTCTTCATACAGTAGGATTAGAATCTCTTAGGAATAGAAGAATAGGTGAACTTTCAGGAGGAGAACTACAACGTGTCTTCATTGCAAAAGCCTTGGTAAAGGATCCTTTATTGCTTATTCTCGATGAACCTGTTGCTAGTGTTGACGTTGAATCACAAACAAAATTCTATAATGTAATTAAAACAATCAATGAACAAAATAAGATAACAATAATCTGGTCTTCACATGATCTTGATGCAATTTCAAAGTATGCTAACAGAGTTGCATGTATGAATAAAAAACTCTTTTTCCATGGAGAAAAAGAAAAATTCTTTTCAGACAAAGAACTTCTTAAAACTTATACTGAATCATCAATGCAAATGCACATGCATGATCATAATCATGATATGCATTAA
- a CDS encoding metal ABC transporter permease: MILEALSYTFMQKALVAGIAVGIICSFMGTFLVLRRYSLFGDGIAHVAFGGISVGLFLGVFPLWTAFIVSIFGGLGLQKLRQSTKISGDSAVAVVLVSGLAVGVILVSSSGGFSVDLFSFLFGSILLISNEDTIMILAISAGIIATLTLLQKQFLHLTFNEEQAKLGGLRTTLLNYAFVVLASITVVTSMRLVGILLISALIVVPNITAMMFGKGFKKTVFISMGIAVISVVSGILVSYSFNVAPSGTIVVIAVGILVGTLILKSTGLLQKVDIKTPSKISHNS, encoded by the coding sequence ATGATCCTGGAAGCTCTCTCTTACACATTTATGCAAAAAGCACTAGTTGCAGGAATTGCAGTTGGTATCATTTGTTCATTTATGGGAACCTTTCTGGTACTTCGACGTTATTCCCTATTCGGTGACGGAATTGCACATGTAGCATTTGGTGGAATCTCAGTTGGTTTATTCTTAGGAGTTTTTCCATTATGGACTGCATTTATTGTCTCAATATTTGGTGGACTAGGACTACAAAAATTAAGACAAAGTACCAAAATATCTGGTGATTCAGCCGTTGCTGTAGTTTTAGTTTCAGGATTGGCAGTTGGCGTAATTCTGGTAAGTTCATCTGGTGGATTTTCAGTAGATCTCTTTAGCTTTTTGTTTGGAAGTATTCTCTTGATAAGTAATGAAGATACTATAATGATTCTTGCTATTAGTGCAGGTATTATTGCCACACTAACCCTCTTGCAAAAACAATTTCTTCATCTAACATTCAACGAAGAGCAAGCTAAACTTGGAGGATTAAGAACAACTTTGTTAAATTATGCTTTTGTTGTTCTTGCATCCATTACTGTTGTAACCTCAATGAGGTTGGTTGGAATATTGTTAATCTCTGCACTTATTGTGGTTCCAAATATTACCGCAATGATGTTCGGTAAGGGATTTAAAAAAACAGTTTTCATATCAATGGGTATTGCAGTTATTTCTGTAGTTAGTGGCATACTTGTGTCTTATTCCTTCAACGTTGCGCCATCAGGAACTATAGTTGTGATAGCAGTTGGAATCTTAGTAGGTACTCTTATTTTAAAATCCACAGGCCTATTACAAAAAGTTGACATTAAGACACCATCAAAAATATCTCATAACAGTTAG
- a CDS encoding tetratricopeptide repeat protein — protein MASLLEQGIQNFENENFQKAIKLFEKILKSDPDNPEAIINKTSCLAELGKYNEAIEQLEIFLKKNPNDFVALYNKGTTLYDMDQHEEALDTFDTALKIDPKNSQALCNKANVLVALGRHDDAIRVYNRALQAEPRDVEILNNIGIVYAGQKKHKKAIKFFESALDMQKGDIDTLCNLGNSLLEIENNKSAYKYFQQAVKLDPNDFDATFRLAITCNNLKMPERALINFNKLLRRDRNNVDVLINKGYSLHLMEKYGRAILCYDKVLKQDPQEMNAVYYKSKSTAKQNDEKQTCNLVSKLLKFDASHDHEHDHEHDHEHDHEHDHMKFIEKIQKDSDFKKMRKNANFLFLLKNN, from the coding sequence ATGGCTTCATTACTAGAACAAGGAATTCAAAATTTTGAGAATGAAAATTTTCAAAAAGCAATAAAACTATTTGAAAAAATTCTAAAATCAGATCCGGATAATCCTGAAGCAATAATTAACAAAACATCATGTCTTGCAGAACTTGGAAAATACAATGAGGCAATAGAACAGCTAGAAATTTTTCTAAAGAAGAATCCAAATGATTTTGTTGCATTATACAATAAAGGAACAACATTGTATGATATGGATCAACATGAAGAGGCATTAGATACATTTGACACTGCATTGAAAATAGATCCAAAAAACTCTCAAGCACTTTGTAATAAGGCAAATGTTCTTGTTGCATTGGGAAGACATGACGATGCAATACGTGTGTATAATCGTGCTTTACAGGCAGAACCACGAGATGTTGAAATTCTAAATAATATTGGAATTGTATATGCAGGACAAAAAAAGCATAAAAAGGCAATAAAATTTTTTGAATCTGCACTTGACATGCAAAAAGGTGACATTGATACACTGTGTAATCTTGGTAATTCACTTTTAGAGATTGAAAATAACAAGTCGGCATACAAATATTTTCAACAAGCAGTAAAACTTGATCCAAACGACTTTGATGCAACTTTTCGACTAGCAATTACATGTAATAATTTGAAAATGCCTGAAAGAGCATTAATCAATTTTAACAAATTACTACGTCGTGATAGAAATAACGTTGATGTACTAATCAACAAAGGATATTCATTACATCTTATGGAAAAATATGGGCGTGCTATACTTTGTTACGATAAAGTCTTAAAACAAGATCCACAAGAAATGAATGCAGTATACTACAAATCAAAATCTACTGCAAAACAAAATGATGAAAAGCAAACATGTAATCTAGTTTCCAAATTATTGAAATTTGATGCATCACATGACCACGAACATGACCACGAACATGACCACGAACATGACCACGAACATGACCATATGAAGTTTATAGAAAAAATTCAAAAAGATTCTGACTTTAAGAAAATGAGAAAAAATGCTAATTTCTTATTCCTACTAAAAAATAACTAA
- a CDS encoding polyprenyl synthetase family protein produces the protein MKSSESIKKNATFVNKFLRKELRGEPKQLYDAAAHLIIHGGKRLRPYLVLKSCKVLGGKQSDAIAAASSVEMIHNFTLVHDDIMDNDEMRHGVPTTHNKFDMPLAILAGDVLYSKAYHTISSKSKLSPNHTTQLVTKLSKACVEICEGQVDDVKLAENKRIPTEREYIKMIEKKTAVLFEVSCAMGAICAKRKEKDVRNLSSFGRNLGIAFQITDDLIGIMGDSKVTKKPVGNDIREGKKSLPILLAIRKARGSDKKKILKVFGKSKAAKKDVQTAVNTIRSLGIEEEVRKKALQYATKATKSLDSYSGSDKNEMVSLLDFVVKRSL, from the coding sequence TTGAAATCATCTGAATCAATAAAGAAAAATGCCACATTTGTAAACAAATTTTTGAGAAAAGAGCTAAGGGGAGAACCAAAACAGCTGTATGATGCAGCAGCTCATCTCATAATACATGGTGGAAAAAGACTAAGACCATACCTTGTCTTGAAAAGTTGTAAGGTCTTAGGTGGTAAACAGTCAGATGCAATAGCTGCTGCAAGTTCTGTAGAGATGATTCATAATTTTACGCTAGTGCATGACGACATTATGGATAATGATGAAATGCGTCATGGTGTTCCAACGACTCATAATAAATTCGACATGCCATTGGCAATTTTAGCAGGAGATGTGCTATACTCCAAAGCATACCATACAATCTCATCAAAGTCAAAACTTTCTCCAAATCACACTACACAATTAGTTACAAAATTATCAAAAGCATGTGTAGAAATTTGTGAAGGGCAAGTAGACGATGTAAAACTTGCAGAAAACAAGAGAATCCCAACTGAACGGGAATATATCAAAATGATTGAAAAGAAAACTGCGGTTCTTTTTGAGGTATCATGTGCAATGGGTGCAATTTGTGCAAAGAGAAAAGAAAAAGATGTTAGAAATTTGTCATCATTTGGACGTAATCTAGGAATAGCATTTCAGATAACAGATGATTTGATTGGAATTATGGGCGATAGTAAAGTAACAAAAAAACCGGTAGGAAATGATATTCGTGAAGGTAAAAAATCACTTCCAATTCTATTAGCAATTAGAAAAGCAAGAGGAAGTGACAAGAAGAAAATTCTCAAAGTTTTTGGAAAATCAAAAGCTGCAAAAAAAGATGTACAAACTGCAGTTAATACAATTCGTTCTTTAGGAATTGAAGAAGAAGTTCGTAAAAAAGCGCTCCAATATGCAACAAAGGCAACAAAATCACTTGATAGTTATTCAGGTAGTGACAAAAATGAGATGGTCAGTCTTTTAGATTTCGTAGTAAAAAGAAGTCTTTAG
- the idi gene encoding isopentenyl-diphosphate Delta-isomerase, whose product MEEFVILVDGNDNPIGKEEKVKCHLPNGKLHRAFTALIFNKEGKLLLTRRSDSKMLWPGEWDGTVASHPREGETYVSSAERRMPEEIGITCQMNYVNKFEYHVPYKDIGSENEVCGTLVGVVDDFDESSLIKDEISAIKWISPNELKTELENNLDIYCPWMVIALYYLDDCESETKTKFSSLISEWTKEDLKQRYEKAIKHYIPENNWRLVN is encoded by the coding sequence ATGGAAGAATTTGTAATTTTAGTTGATGGAAATGATAATCCAATAGGAAAAGAAGAGAAGGTAAAATGTCATTTACCAAATGGAAAGCTTCACAGAGCATTTACTGCGTTAATTTTTAACAAAGAAGGTAAGTTACTCCTAACAAGAAGAAGTGACTCGAAAATGCTTTGGCCTGGAGAGTGGGATGGTACAGTTGCAAGTCATCCTAGAGAAGGCGAGACATATGTCTCATCTGCAGAACGTAGAATGCCTGAGGAGATTGGAATTACATGTCAAATGAATTATGTTAACAAATTTGAATATCATGTTCCTTACAAGGACATTGGTTCTGAAAATGAAGTTTGTGGAACATTAGTTGGTGTAGTAGATGATTTTGATGAATCATCACTAATCAAAGATGAAATTTCAGCAATAAAATGGATTTCACCTAATGAATTGAAAACAGAGTTAGAAAATAATCTAGACATCTATTGTCCATGGATGGTTATTGCTCTATACTATCTTGATGATTGTGAATCTGAAACAAAAACTAAATTTTCCTCCTTAATTTCAGAATGGACAAAGGAGGATCTCAAACAAAGATATGAAAAAGCAATTAAACATTACATACCTGAGAACAATTGGAGATTGGTAAATTGA
- a CDS encoding isopentenyl phosphate kinase, producing MILIKLGGSIITNKEKPLSPRRKTINNILKEIGKIKEPVILVHGGGSYGHYWSVKYDMHTKPAKTSPKGVAVVKNSMVELNKIILDSAVKNKVNSYCLPPTDFMKGNKSIRSKILTINEIAKSGLTPITFGDALWFGQKKSYILSGDVIMTTIAKVLKPRLSLFVLNVDGVYSDLKTKKLIHDFKKETPKIQENVMDVTGGMTRKITEANKMAKAGLKVFFVNGNKPKRISDAILGKKFEGTLFRK from the coding sequence ATGATTCTAATAAAACTTGGAGGCTCAATTATTACAAATAAAGAAAAGCCATTATCACCTAGAAGAAAGACTATTAATAATATTTTAAAAGAAATTGGAAAGATCAAAGAACCAGTAATTCTTGTACATGGCGGAGGCTCATACGGACATTATTGGTCTGTAAAATACGATATGCATACGAAACCTGCAAAAACCAGTCCAAAAGGTGTCGCAGTTGTTAAAAATTCTATGGTTGAATTAAACAAAATAATCCTAGATAGTGCAGTAAAAAATAAGGTTAATTCGTATTGTTTGCCACCTACAGATTTTATGAAAGGAAACAAATCAATCAGGAGTAAAATTTTAACAATTAATGAAATTGCAAAATCAGGATTGACACCAATAACATTTGGCGATGCATTATGGTTTGGGCAGAAAAAATCATACATTTTATCTGGAGACGTAATAATGACTACAATTGCAAAAGTTTTGAAACCAAGACTTTCACTATTTGTTTTGAATGTAGATGGTGTTTATTCAGATTTGAAAACAAAGAAATTGATTCATGATTTCAAAAAGGAAACCCCTAAGATTCAAGAAAATGTAATGGATGTTACCGGCGGCATGACAAGAAAAATTACTGAAGCAAACAAAATGGCAAAAGCTGGATTGAAGGTATTTTTTGTAAATGGCAACAAACCAAAGAGGATTAGCGATGCAATTTTAGGAAAGAAATTTGAAGGAACATTATTCAGGAAATAA
- the mvk gene encoding mevalonate kinase → MTSISKAPGKIILFGEHFVVHGNRAILGAIDKYATVTSEKTNTNNILISSSLGQASIEKDENVSNIEKKFRPFFYIAKEIISKNNFENGISIKIESDIPIGAGLGSSSACCVAAAASVSNLFNNTNEKEVLELSIQAEKTIFPNSSGADCTVSVHGGIIEYQKEKGFLKIETENEFNFLIIDSEQVHATDKVVEQVKKFKDENSDIFSELCSEEERLVTKALESMKSNDLETMGKCMAQNQIYLEQIGVSNDILLSITKEIEQITFGAKITGAGGGGCIIALTQKNNDLSEFMNTTKYQTHNVSIQKTGMQVFNR, encoded by the coding sequence TTGACTTCAATATCTAAAGCACCTGGAAAAATAATCCTTTTTGGGGAACATTTTGTCGTTCATGGAAATAGAGCAATACTAGGCGCCATCGACAAGTATGCAACTGTAACTTCAGAAAAAACAAATACAAACAATATTCTAATCTCTTCATCGTTAGGACAAGCATCGATAGAAAAAGATGAGAATGTCTCAAATATAGAAAAAAAATTTAGACCATTTTTTTATATTGCAAAAGAAATAATTTCAAAAAATAATTTTGAAAATGGAATTAGTATTAAGATTGAATCAGATATTCCAATAGGTGCAGGACTAGGTTCCTCATCTGCATGTTGTGTTGCAGCAGCAGCATCAGTTTCGAATTTATTTAACAATACAAATGAAAAAGAAGTTTTAGAGTTATCTATACAAGCAGAAAAAACAATATTTCCAAATTCATCAGGAGCAGACTGTACAGTTTCAGTTCATGGAGGAATAATTGAATATCAAAAAGAAAAAGGCTTTTTAAAAATTGAAACAGAAAATGAATTTAATTTTTTGATAATTGATTCAGAACAGGTTCATGCAACAGACAAAGTAGTAGAGCAAGTAAAAAAATTTAAAGATGAAAATAGTGATATATTTTCAGAATTATGTTCAGAAGAAGAACGTTTAGTAACAAAAGCACTAGAAAGTATGAAAAGTAATGATTTAGAAACTATGGGAAAGTGTATGGCACAGAATCAAATTTACTTAGAACAAATTGGTGTTTCTAATGACATATTATTATCAATTACAAAAGAGATTGAACAAATTACATTTGGTGCAAAAATCACAGGAGCAGGAGGTGGTGGATGTATCATAGCATTGACACAAAAGAATAATGATCTTTCAGAATTTATGAACACAACAAAGTATCAAACTCACAACGTATCTATACAAAAAACAGGTATGCAGGTTTTTAATAGATAG
- a CDS encoding 30S ribosomal protein S2, which yields MSQQTETTDLKKKVLATGIRVGTDMKTKSMRPFITSASPEGLYMLDIDITLAKIKSAAKWASGFDMKKVIVCSGKEYATTPIEKFVELTGASPMLRRFMPGTLTNPSLPYFIEPQLIIISDPEVDGQAIIEATNAGIPVIGISNTNNVTSNLDLIIPANNRGRKALATIYWLLAREILIQKGELKEDQDMKYEIDDFETKIEEEL from the coding sequence ATGAGCCAACAAACAGAAACTACTGATCTAAAGAAGAAAGTTTTAGCAACAGGTATCCGTGTTGGAACCGATATGAAGACAAAATCAATGCGTCCATTTATCACATCAGCTAGTCCTGAAGGACTTTACATGTTAGATATCGATATTACATTAGCAAAAATCAAGAGTGCAGCAAAATGGGCATCAGGATTCGATATGAAAAAAGTTATTGTTTGTTCTGGAAAAGAATATGCAACAACCCCAATTGAAAAATTTGTTGAACTAACAGGAGCATCACCAATGCTTAGAAGATTTATGCCAGGAACACTAACAAATCCATCATTACCATATTTCATAGAGCCTCAACTAATCATAATTTCTGATCCAGAAGTAGATGGACAGGCAATTATTGAGGCAACAAATGCTGGAATTCCAGTTATCGGAATTTCAAACACAAACAATGTCACCTCAAATTTGGATTTGATAATTCCTGCAAATAACAGAGGTCGTAAAGCATTAGCAACAATTTACTGGCTATTAGCAAGAGAAATTCTAATTCAAAAAGGTGAACTCAAAGAAGATCAAGACATGAAGTATGAGATTGATGACTTTGAGACAAAAATAGAAGAAGAATTATAG
- the eno gene encoding phosphopyruvate hydratase, which produces MSKITAISGRVLYNSRGSKTIEVDVTTDGKYQGRVCAPSGASVGKFEAVSFPNNSPEESLSLLNQNSDKFIGIDSSDLKQVHDVIHSIDETDNYAKIGGACAFAITIAATESAAKVENKQFFQMISGKSDLKFPFPLGNILGGGAHAGPGTPDIQEILVASIGAKTVRESIDTNLQVHKELKKLILKNDPTFTNGRGDEGGWAPKFNNEEALDISVKAIENLGFTLGKEVGLGVDFASSTQWNEEKKKYVYDRAGFENDSGEQIEFASKIIENYKLIYAEDAVHEEAFDDMAEITKKFPNSMITGDDLTVTNNKILTKAVEAKSCNAAILKVNQAGSLYDALEFAKVANQNNIKLITSHRSGESSDSHISHIGIGTGSKLLKVGIVGGERVEKVNELIRISEHDLIHGMIDF; this is translated from the coding sequence TTGTCAAAAATTACCGCAATTTCTGGTAGAGTTCTGTATAACAGCAGAGGTAGTAAAACCATAGAAGTTGATGTTACAACTGATGGAAAATATCAAGGAAGAGTTTGTGCACCCTCTGGTGCAAGTGTAGGTAAATTTGAAGCAGTTAGTTTTCCTAACAATAGTCCAGAAGAAAGTTTATCACTTCTAAACCAAAATTCAGATAAATTTATTGGAATTGATTCAAGTGATCTAAAACAAGTACATGATGTCATTCATTCTATAGATGAGACTGATAATTATGCAAAGATTGGAGGAGCATGTGCATTTGCAATAACAATTGCGGCAACAGAATCAGCAGCAAAAGTTGAAAATAAACAATTTTTCCAGATGATTAGTGGAAAATCTGATTTAAAATTTCCATTTCCATTAGGAAATATACTAGGTGGAGGCGCACACGCAGGACCTGGTACTCCAGATATTCAGGAGATTTTAGTTGCATCAATAGGTGCAAAGACAGTTCGAGAATCAATAGATACCAATCTTCAAGTGCATAAAGAATTAAAAAAATTAATTCTAAAGAATGATCCAACTTTTACAAATGGACGTGGAGATGAAGGAGGATGGGCTCCAAAATTCAACAACGAAGAAGCATTAGACATTTCAGTTAAAGCAATAGAAAATTTAGGATTTACATTAGGAAAAGAAGTTGGTTTAGGAGTTGATTTTGCTTCATCAACACAATGGAATGAAGAAAAGAAAAAATATGTTTATGATCGTGCAGGTTTTGAAAATGATTCAGGTGAACAAATTGAATTTGCATCAAAGATTATAGAAAATTATAAACTGATTTATGCAGAAGATGCTGTTCACGAAGAAGCATTTGATGACATGGCAGAGATAACAAAAAAATTCCCTAATTCAATGATTACAGGAGATGATCTAACTGTTACAAATAATAAAATTCTCACAAAAGCAGTCGAGGCAAAATCTTGTAACGCTGCAATTCTAAAGGTAAATCAAGCAGGAAGTCTTTATGATGCACTAGAATTTGCCAAGGTTGCCAATCAAAATAATATTAAATTAATCACATCACATCGTTCAGGCGAATCAAGTGATTCACATATTTCACACATAGGAATTGGAACCGGCTCTAAACTACTAAAAGTTGGAATTGTCGGCGGAGAAAGAGTGGAAAAAGTGAATGAATTGATTCGTATTTCAGAGCATGATTTAATACATGGCATGATTGACTTTTAA
- a CDS encoding DNA-directed RNA polymerase subunit N, translating to MLVPVRCFTCGKLIADKYSDYQNRIKTGEDPKKVLDDLGMERYCCRRMLLTTVETIQQVIPFYEAMHKRNQEVQSELE from the coding sequence GTGTTAGTACCTGTAAGATGTTTTACATGCGGAAAATTAATCGCCGATAAATATTCAGATTATCAGAATCGAATTAAGACCGGAGAAGATCCAAAGAAAGTTCTTGATGATTTAGGTATGGAGAGATATTGTTGCAGACGTATGCTATTAACCACAGTTGAAACAATTCAACAAGTTATTCCATTTTATGAAGCAATGCATAAGAGAAATCAAGAAGTGCAAAGCGAACTAGAATAA
- a CDS encoding translin family protein codes for MGLKNVKISLPKISKELEKINSSREFLIKNNREVIINCSQAIIAIHKNDLPSAKLKIKKAKSLLAKLKQKANGDLKRYVLTPEQELVEAVALLSIIEGKQIPSYKSIKVSGESYILGLLDCIGELKRQVIDQIRIGNSKNAERYFGIMEELYLILYPFATYDKIVKESRRKLDVNRMLVEDTRLVLTEEIRRQEFIRNIQKNSKK; via the coding sequence ATGGGATTAAAAAATGTAAAAATTTCACTTCCAAAAATTTCTAAAGAATTAGAAAAAATTAACTCTTCTAGAGAATTTTTAATAAAAAATAATCGCGAAGTCATAATTAATTGTAGTCAGGCAATTATTGCAATTCACAAAAATGATTTACCTTCAGCAAAATTAAAAATTAAAAAAGCAAAATCTCTTCTTGCAAAATTAAAACAAAAAGCAAATGGAGATCTCAAAAGATACGTTTTGACACCTGAGCAAGAACTAGTCGAAGCAGTAGCATTGTTATCAATCATCGAAGGTAAACAGATTCCATCATACAAATCAATCAAGGTTTCAGGAGAATCATACATACTTGGCTTACTTGATTGTATTGGAGAATTAAAAAGACAGGTGATTGATCAGATTAGAATAGGTAATTCAAAAAATGCAGAGAGATATTTTGGAATTATGGAAGAACTTTATCTAATTTTGTATCCATTTGCCACATACGATAAGATCGTAAAAGAATCAAGACGAAAATTAGATGTCAATAGAATGTTGGTTGAAGATACAAGACTAGTACTTACTGAAGAAATCAGAAGACAGGAATTTATTAGAAATATCCAAAAGAACTCAAAAAAATAA